ACATTGGAAACATgctttgtggtcagatgaatcagcattccaggtcttttttggaaaaaatggacgccgtgtgctccggactaaAGACGCAATAgactatccagactgttatcagcaacaagtccaaaagtcagggtctttcatggtatggggctgtgtcagtgtccttggcaaaggtcatttacacttctgtgatggcagcattaatgcatcaaagtacattgagatcttagagcaacatatgttgccttttccagggacgttcatgcatttttcaacaagacaatgcaaaaccacatgctgcacacattacaaaggcatggctgcagagaagagggtacgagtactggactgacctgcctgcagtcctgacctgtccccaatagagaatgtgtgtagaattttgaaatgaaaaatgcgacaactacgaccccgtactgttgcacatcttaagacgtgtttgcaggaagaatgggacaaaataaaagctgaaacactaaatcacttggaatcctcggtgccaaaatgtcttttaagtgtggtgaaaaggaatggcaacattacaaagtggtaaatgctttactgtcccaactttgttttgaatgtgttgcaggcctgaaatgcaggaatggatgtttattaataaatgaaatgaagttgagcagacaaaacatgaaatatctcgggttcatcctgtctgcaatcaaataaaagtcaaagtaaatgtaagaaactctgtggttttattatttgcatttttcatcctgtcccaaatttttctgatttggggttgtgagTTGAAGTGGCACAGCTGAGTGTGACTATTTTATTACAGTCCCAATAAATGCCTCACTACTCGCCACCAAAAGAAAAGGAAGAACCTTTCCACGGTGACATGCTGCCATGAAAACTTGGTTCAGTCTTTGTATTTGTCAATCTACTTACCCTAATAAACATAGCCAACATCTTTGTTGAGACTTGCATAAAAGAGAAAGTAGCACTACAGTGTATGAAAGACAGAGTATGCATGTCTGTCCATGTACTATTGGGTGTGGTCACACTGGGAGAAGATTTTAGCTTGATAATGTTTACTATGATGGTGCAGTTAGCAAGCCTGCTTAAAATTGGTTGATCCTAGTTGGTGTCGGTATGGTCTAACAGATTAAGATGGCTAGCAGCCACACTAAACTATCTTGGTGACCATTTTTAATAGGAAATGTGCAatgttttagcatttagctttggCTAACTTGCAATTTGAGATTAATTCTCCTTTTCATCAttgtaattcactcactcacccactcactttcttaactgcttatccaattagcgtcgtgtgtgtgtgtgtggggggggggggggggggtgctggagcctatcccagcttttcaatgggagcaaggcacacagtaacaccctggacggggcgccagtccatctcagggcagacacacatacacatacacacacatacacacaattaatctgactgcatgtttttgaactgtgggaggaaaccggagctcctggaggaaacctacgcagacacgaggagaacatgcaaactccgcacagagaggacctggaccgccctgcATTGTAATTTTACTTCTGAAATTTAATTTGTGGACTGAATCAGGTCAGACAAAGTAAAAAGTCATTTTTGTTGTGGCAGAATTTTTATGCAGCAGTGAAAGCTAATGTTTACCTGATGGTCCTAAGTCATATGCACATGGACATCTAAACTAGGTACAGTCTGGCTAATACTTTGTATAGGACTGTGTATAGGGcataatttgttaattctcttgttTTCCTGTTTGGCCCTGCTTTTTTGTTCCTttattaaacacaaacaaatgaTTTAGCAGTTTCTAGAAATTACTGGATCTTACTAATCTCTTGTAGCTTTGTGCATAAAATCGGACATGATCTTGGTGTGGTCTTTGCAGGACACACTGCTGAATTTTCTCTAGTTGATAGTTTGTAGGTATATTATAAATCATTAAATGTGTACAAATCAGACATCATTTGGGGGCTGTGATAGAAAATCATTTGAAGTATAATCAAATTCTTCAAATTAGAATCAAAGAAGAAAATCCTTCAAATTAAACCTAAATAAAAATCCTTTGAATCGGAATCAAATAGAAATCCTTCAAATcagaactaaataaaaaatcctTCAAATCAGACTTAAATAGAAATCCCTTGAATCTGAATTAATAGAAATCCACTGACTCAGAATCAAACAGAATCCCATTAAATCAGAATCAAATAGAAATCcactgaatcagaatcaaataGAAATCCTCTGAATCAATATCAGAAGTATCTCACTCCTCCTGCTCAATGTCATTTAAATGTGTCTCACAGCAGCTAGTGTTGCAGCCACACAGCTCCAGGGACCTCGGTTTGATCCTTAAAACTTCTATATTTTTTCCTGATAGTCCAATGCCCAAAAAACATGTTAGTAGGTGGATTAACTTCTCTCAAATATCCACAGGTATGAGTGAATAGgacaaataaaagaataaataaattcataagagactgcagcaggtgtgcttttattttatttattcagtaataataataattagggtaataataataatttgggtaataataataatttgggtaataataataattcggGGCTGGTGGTGTCCACAAGTTTCTCCTCTCCCACTGACGGCCTCCATATCTCCAGTCATTCCTCTCCTCCATCCCATAATTTCTCCACACAGGTTCTGGGGGGTGCTGGCCATATTGGTACCTTCTTCCTTCACCAGAATTTCTCACCACCTCTGAATAGGTGGCTTCTCTTCGTCCTCCTGCTCTTTCCTGACCTTCAGCAGATCTTCTCTGTTCTCTTGGTCTAGCTTGAGCTGCAGCTACAGATCCTCTGTGGTTCCTCTGAGCCATTCTGGCTCCTTCTGAGGCTCTGCTAGCGTTCTGCAGCTCTTTATTCTCCACAATCTGTTCCACTGTGGTAGAGAAACAGAGAAGCAGTAGTATTGGCTGATTTAAATTATCACTaggtgtgggtgagtgagtctATTGATCTCTGTGACACCCACACTACCTTCTGGTATATGTCTGGAGTTTTACCTTCTTCCttctttttgtaattaatttttcGTCCTTTTCCTCTTGTTCCTCTCCTCACCCTCTTTTTCGGTTTCCCACCCCCTTCTTTATCCATTAATTTAATTGAGAATTCTTTTGCTGGAATGGTTTAAAATAATAacgttattatttaattagcaaCAGGTGGTGTTCATGATCATCATGATCTACTGATCATAACTCACCCAGATTACTGGCCTCAGTCTCATCCTGGATGATGTTCATCATCTGGGCATCTTCAGATTTGACACCCACTTCAGCCTCCACAACATCCATAACATCTGGAATCTGATCTTCTGCTTTACCAGattcctctttctctctcttcttgtaatttattttttgacCGTGCCCCCGTGTTCCTCTCCCcacacttttcttttttaggGTTTCCTCTCCTCCTTCATTCAGCCGCTCATCTTTCTTGATGATTTTTTCTCCATCTGTAatcaataaaaaagcaaaagatCAATCTGATTATCAgctttgtttctacacagaGGACGGAGATGCTGCTGTCAGATCTTTTTGCTGGTTATTTACCTTTGGGATCGAGATTTATGTCTACAAAAGCATCCAGGTGAACAGGTATCTGCTCTTCAGCTTCCACCTGAACTTCAGCTTCCATCAGCAGCTCATTTCCTGCTTTCATTTAGAAAAGATCAGTAAGTATCTGG
This DNA window, taken from Trichomycterus rosablanca isolate fTriRos1 chromosome 3, fTriRos1.hap1, whole genome shotgun sequence, encodes the following:
- the LOC134310382 gene encoding uncharacterized protein LOC134310382 isoform X1, translating into MENMLDDLNGSGEQLLAGEKVPEAMDEAVETETAETADDVKFLLNNSEASMDEGLEMVVEVINMVEVENDIRAEVEPILNLILDEIELKVTKQQNEVDEMEKINQQSLTGNELLMEAEVQVEAEEQIPVHLDAFVDINLDPKDGEKIIKKDERLNEGGEETLKKKSVGRGTRGHGQKINYKKREKEESGKAEDQIPDVMDVVEAEVGVKSEDAQMMNIIQDETEASNLAKEFSIKLMDKEGGGKPKKRVRRGTRGKGRKINYKKKEEVEQIVENKELQNASRASEGARMAQRNHRGSVAAAQARPREQRRSAEGQERAGGRREATYSEVVRNSGEGRRYQYGQHPPEPVWRNYGMEERNDWRYGGRQWERRNLWTPPAPNYYYYPNYYYYPNYYYYPNYYYY
- the LOC134310382 gene encoding uncharacterized protein LOC134310382 isoform X3 → MENMLDDLNGSGEQLLAGEKVPEAMDEAVETETAETADDVKFLLNNSEASMDEGLEMVVEVINMVEVENDIRAEVEPILNLILDEIELKVTKQQNEVDEMEKINQQSLRNELLMEAEVQVEAEEQIPVHLDAFVDINLDPKDGEKIIKKDERLNEGGEETLKKKSVGRGTRGHGQKINYKKREKEESGKAEDQIPDVMDVVEAEVGVKSEDAQMMNIIQDETEASNLAKEFSIKLMDKEGGGKPKKRVRRGTRGKGRKINYKKKEEVEQIVENKELQNASRASEGARMAQRNHRGSVAAAQARPREQRRSAEGQERAGGRREATYSEVVRNSGEGRRYQYGQHPPEPVWRNYGMEERNDWRYGGRQWERRNLWTPPAPNYYYYPNYYYYPNYYYYPNYYYY
- the LOC134310382 gene encoding uncharacterized protein LOC134310382 isoform X2; this encodes MENMLDDLNGSGEQLLGEKVPEAMDEAVETETAETADDVKFLLNNSEASMDEGLEMVVEVINMVEVENDIRAEVEPILNLILDEIELKVTKQQNEVDEMEKINQQSLTGNELLMEAEVQVEAEEQIPVHLDAFVDINLDPKDGEKIIKKDERLNEGGEETLKKKSVGRGTRGHGQKINYKKREKEESGKAEDQIPDVMDVVEAEVGVKSEDAQMMNIIQDETEASNLAKEFSIKLMDKEGGGKPKKRVRRGTRGKGRKINYKKKEEVEQIVENKELQNASRASEGARMAQRNHRGSVAAAQARPREQRRSAEGQERAGGRREATYSEVVRNSGEGRRYQYGQHPPEPVWRNYGMEERNDWRYGGRQWERRNLWTPPAPNYYYYPNYYYYPNYYYYPNYYYY
- the LOC134310382 gene encoding uncharacterized protein LOC134310382 isoform X4, giving the protein MENMLDDLNGSGEQLLAGEKVPEAMDEAVETETAETADDVKFLLNNSEASMDEGLEMVVEVINMVEVENDIRAEVEPILNLILDEIELKVTKQQNEVDEMEKINQQSLTGNELLMEAEVQVEAEEQIPVHLDAFVDINLDPKDGEKIIKKDERLNEGGEETLKKKSVGRGTRGHGQKINYKKREKEESGKAEDQIPDVMDVVEAEVGVKSEDAQMMNIIQDETEASNLVEQIVENKELQNASRASEGARMAQRNHRGSVAAAQARPREQRRSAEGQERAGGRREATYSEVVRNSGEGRRYQYGQHPPEPVWRNYGMEERNDWRYGGRQWERRNLWTPPAPNYYYYPNYYYYPNYYYYPNYYYY